One Amycolatopsis sp. NBC_00355 genomic window carries:
- a CDS encoding adenosylcobinamide-GDP ribazoletransferase translates to MSRWGDAARLAVGTLTTVPVPAPRVIDRRVAGGAMLLAPLAAVPLAAAAALVVAAGQALHLPAFAVAAVALGAVALGTRGLHLDGLADTADGLGASYDRAKALDVMRRGDSGPTGVATLVFVLLVQAGALAGAIGAHHGVAAAAAAVLAGRCTLSMSCAKGVPSARPEGLGATVAGSVPRAAAAGVAVAAAACAALVPGLPWWRGPVAVLLAYAVAAALLRRCTQRLGGVTGDVLGAGVETAVAAALLVLSA, encoded by the coding sequence GTGAGCCGCTGGGGTGACGCCGCGCGGCTGGCCGTCGGGACGCTCACCACCGTGCCCGTCCCGGCGCCGCGCGTCATCGATCGGCGCGTGGCCGGGGGCGCCATGCTGCTCGCGCCGCTGGCCGCCGTCCCGCTCGCCGCCGCGGCCGCGCTGGTGGTCGCCGCCGGGCAGGCCCTGCACCTCCCGGCCTTCGCGGTCGCCGCCGTCGCGCTCGGCGCGGTGGCCCTCGGCACCCGCGGCCTGCACCTCGACGGGCTCGCCGACACCGCCGACGGCCTCGGCGCCTCCTACGACCGCGCCAAGGCCCTCGACGTCATGCGCCGCGGCGACTCGGGGCCGACCGGCGTCGCGACGCTGGTGTTCGTCCTGCTCGTCCAGGCCGGCGCGCTGGCCGGGGCGATCGGCGCGCACCACGGCGTCGCGGCGGCCGCGGCGGCGGTGCTCGCCGGGCGCTGCACGCTGTCGATGTCCTGCGCGAAGGGCGTCCCGTCGGCCCGGCCGGAGGGACTCGGCGCGACCGTCGCGGGCTCGGTGCCGCGGGCCGCGGCAGCAGGCGTGGCGGTGGCCGCGGCCGCCTGCGCCGCGCTCGTCCCCGGACTGCCTTGGTGGCGCGGACCCGTGGCCGTCCTGCTGGCCTACGCCGTCGCCGCGGCGCTTCTCCGGCGCTGCACCCAACGGCTCGGCGGCGTCACCGGCGACGTCCTCGGCGCGGGCGTCGAAACCGCCGTCGCGGCGGCGCTGCTCGTCCTGTCGGCCTGA
- a CDS encoding bifunctional adenosylcobinamide kinase/adenosylcobinamide-phosphate guanylyltransferase, producing MTKLTLRLAGYLENLARALRRYGRDDGKVLVLGGVRSGKSRHAERLAARHPHVVYVAPGLPPSDDDPEWAARVAAHQARRPSNWKTVETTDLAGTLRKATEPLLIDCLGTWLSQVLDEVGAWEQRRGWEHRLDDRLEDFLAAWAAARVPVVAVSNEVGSGVVPATSSGRLFRDVLGALNNRVSADADRVQLVVAGRVLDL from the coding sequence ATGACCAAGCTGACGCTCCGGCTCGCCGGGTATCTGGAGAACCTGGCGCGCGCGCTCCGCCGGTACGGACGCGACGATGGAAAGGTGCTCGTCCTCGGCGGCGTCCGCTCGGGGAAGTCACGGCACGCCGAGCGGCTCGCCGCCCGCCACCCGCACGTCGTCTACGTCGCGCCCGGCCTGCCCCCGAGCGACGACGACCCCGAATGGGCCGCGCGGGTGGCCGCGCACCAGGCGCGGCGGCCGTCGAACTGGAAGACCGTCGAGACCACGGACCTCGCGGGCACCCTCCGGAAGGCGACCGAACCGCTCCTCATCGACTGCCTCGGCACCTGGCTCTCGCAGGTGCTCGACGAGGTCGGCGCGTGGGAGCAGCGGCGGGGCTGGGAGCACCGGCTCGACGACCGGCTCGAGGACTTCCTGGCCGCGTGGGCCGCGGCGCGGGTGCCGGTGGTCGCGGTCAGCAACGAGGTCGGCAGCGGTGTGGTGCCCGCAACGTCGTCCGGGCGGCTGTTCCGTGATGTGCTGGGCGCACTCAACAACCGGGTGTCCGCCGACGCCGACCGGGTCCAGCTGGTCGTCGCGGGCCGGGTGCTCGACCTGTAA
- a CDS encoding cobyrinate a,c-diamide synthase, with amino-acid sequence MVARVVIAAPGSGHGKTTVAAGLMAALRTAGHRVSGHKVGPDFIDPSYHALATGRPARNLDPFLQGEDTLIPLLRHGSRDADIAVIEGVMGLFDGALGTEGYASTAHVARLIDAPVVLVVDASAASRSVAATVLGFASYDTRVRLAGVILNKLGSQRHLDEIASALEATGVPLLGALYRNEEIHAPSRHLGLVPAAERSAEAERVLPSLAAWVTDGVDLEAIVRIASGASRLSAPMWTPSGVDGPRATVAAAGGPAFTFRYTENIELLAACGVDVVDVDPLRDKALPDGCAGLYFGGGFPEVHAAELSANTALRAEVAKAIDRGMPVSAECAGLLYLCQSLDGVPMVGAVPADAKMTARGKLGYRRAVAVEDNVLAAAGQRVTGHEFHRTEVTPSYGASAAWGWDRLLDGFASPTLHASYLHVHWAGYPELAQRFAARVREFAHG; translated from the coding sequence GTGGTAGCGCGCGTGGTGATCGCCGCGCCCGGCTCCGGGCACGGCAAGACCACTGTCGCCGCCGGCCTGATGGCGGCCCTGCGCACGGCCGGGCACCGGGTGTCGGGGCACAAGGTCGGCCCGGACTTCATCGACCCGAGCTACCACGCCCTCGCGACGGGGCGTCCGGCGCGCAACCTCGACCCGTTCCTGCAGGGTGAGGACACGCTGATCCCGTTGCTGCGCCACGGTTCTCGCGACGCGGACATCGCCGTGATCGAGGGCGTGATGGGCCTGTTCGACGGCGCGCTGGGCACCGAGGGTTACGCCTCGACCGCGCACGTGGCCCGGCTGATCGACGCGCCGGTGGTCCTCGTCGTGGACGCCTCGGCGGCCTCGCGCAGCGTCGCGGCGACGGTCCTGGGGTTCGCCTCCTACGACACGCGGGTGCGGCTGGCCGGCGTCATCCTGAACAAGCTGGGCTCGCAGCGGCACCTCGACGAGATCGCGTCCGCGCTGGAAGCGACCGGCGTCCCGCTGCTGGGTGCGTTGTACCGCAACGAAGAGATCCACGCGCCGAGCCGGCACCTAGGCCTGGTGCCCGCCGCGGAACGGTCCGCGGAAGCCGAGCGCGTGCTGCCTTCGCTCGCCGCGTGGGTCACCGACGGCGTCGACCTGGAGGCGATCGTCCGGATCGCGTCGGGCGCTTCCCGGCTTTCGGCTCCGATGTGGACACCGTCCGGTGTGGACGGTCCACGGGCGACGGTCGCGGCCGCGGGCGGCCCGGCGTTCACCTTCCGCTACACCGAGAACATCGAGCTGCTCGCGGCGTGCGGGGTCGACGTCGTGGACGTCGACCCGTTGCGGGACAAAGCCTTGCCGGACGGCTGTGCCGGGCTGTACTTCGGCGGCGGGTTCCCCGAGGTGCACGCGGCCGAGCTGTCGGCGAACACGGCGTTGCGCGCCGAAGTGGCGAAAGCGATCGACCGCGGGATGCCGGTCAGCGCGGAATGCGCCGGGCTGTTGTACCTGTGCCAGTCGCTCGACGGCGTGCCGATGGTCGGCGCGGTGCCGGCGGACGCCAAGATGACCGCGCGCGGCAAGCTCGGCTACCGGCGCGCGGTCGCCGTCGAGGACAACGTGCTGGCCGCGGCCGGTCAGCGCGTCACCGGGCACGAGTTCCACCGCACCGAGGTCACGCCCTCGTACGGCGCGTCGGCGGCCTGGGGCTGGGACCGGCTGCTGGACGGCTTCGCGTCGCCGACGCTGCACGCGTCCTACCTGCACGTCCACTGGGCCGGCTATCCCGAGCTGGCGCAGCGGTTCGCGGCGCGCGTCCGCGAATTCGCCCATGGGTGA
- a CDS encoding cobyric acid synthase, with translation MSGLLVAGTTSDAGKSLVTAGICRWLARRGVRVAPFKAQNMSNNSMVCADGAEIGRAQWLQARAARVEPEAAMNPVLLKPGSDRRSHVVALGKPFGTLEAGEYATGRAGLAEIAFAAYDDLSARYDVVVCEGAGSPAEINLRGGDYVNLGLARRFGLPVLVVGDIDRGGVLAAMFGTLALLSAEDQAHVAGWVVNKFRGDVGLLRPGLDSLEKVTGRPVLGVLPWLHRVWIDSEDALAVAGWRREAHRGGLSVAVVRFPRASNATDVDALAAEPGVTVSLTADPDTVAAADVVVLPGSRATVDDLAWLRARGLDTALAARAAAGKPVLGICGGYQMLAESIVDDVESGAGEVPGLGLLPARVTFAEEKVLARPAGEWRGTRVDAYEIHHGSVTATAPLESFLDGYRVGAVWGTLWHGAFENDAFRRAWLAEAAAQAGVAWTPSPDAPGFADLREDMLERLADAVDEHLDTAALLTLLEQGAPAGLPFVPPGAP, from the coding sequence ATGAGCGGCCTGCTTGTCGCCGGGACGACGTCCGATGCGGGCAAGAGCCTGGTCACCGCCGGGATCTGCCGGTGGCTCGCCCGGCGCGGGGTGCGCGTCGCGCCGTTCAAAGCCCAGAACATGTCCAACAACTCCATGGTTTGCGCCGACGGGGCCGAGATCGGCCGCGCGCAGTGGCTGCAGGCGCGCGCGGCCCGCGTCGAGCCCGAAGCCGCGATGAATCCCGTGCTGCTCAAGCCCGGCAGCGATCGGCGCAGTCACGTCGTCGCGCTCGGGAAGCCGTTCGGCACCCTCGAAGCGGGGGAGTACGCGACCGGCCGGGCCGGGCTCGCCGAGATCGCCTTCGCCGCCTACGACGACCTCAGCGCGCGCTACGACGTCGTCGTCTGCGAAGGCGCGGGCAGTCCCGCCGAGATCAACCTGCGTGGCGGCGACTACGTCAACCTGGGGCTGGCGCGGCGGTTCGGGCTGCCGGTGCTCGTCGTCGGCGACATCGATCGCGGTGGTGTGCTCGCCGCGATGTTCGGCACCCTCGCGCTGCTCTCGGCCGAGGACCAGGCGCACGTCGCGGGCTGGGTGGTCAACAAGTTCCGCGGCGACGTCGGCCTGCTGCGCCCCGGGCTGGACAGCCTCGAGAAGGTCACCGGACGGCCGGTGCTGGGCGTGCTGCCCTGGCTCCACCGGGTGTGGATCGACTCGGAAGACGCGCTCGCCGTGGCCGGCTGGCGCCGCGAGGCCCATCGCGGCGGCCTGAGCGTGGCGGTCGTCCGGTTCCCGCGCGCGTCCAACGCCACCGACGTCGACGCCCTCGCCGCCGAACCCGGCGTCACGGTGTCGCTGACCGCCGACCCGGACACGGTCGCGGCGGCCGACGTCGTGGTGCTGCCCGGTTCCCGCGCCACGGTCGACGACCTGGCCTGGCTGCGTGCCCGCGGCCTGGACACGGCGCTGGCGGCCCGGGCCGCGGCCGGGAAGCCGGTCCTCGGCATCTGCGGCGGTTACCAGATGCTCGCGGAGTCCATTGTGGATGACGTCGAGTCCGGCGCCGGCGAGGTGCCGGGCCTGGGCCTGCTGCCGGCGCGCGTGACGTTCGCCGAGGAGAAGGTGCTCGCGCGCCCGGCGGGCGAGTGGCGCGGCACCCGCGTCGACGCCTACGAGATCCACCACGGGTCGGTGACCGCGACGGCCCCTCTGGAGTCCTTTTTGGACGGCTACCGCGTGGGCGCGGTCTGGGGCACGTTGTGGCACGGCGCGTTCGAGAACGACGCGTTCCGCCGCGCCTGGCTCGCCGAGGCGGCGGCGCAGGCGGGTGTCGCGTGGACGCCGTCCCCGGACGCGCCGGGCTTCGCGGACCTGCGTGAAGACATGCTGGAGCGCCTGGCGGACGCCGTCGACGAGCACCTCGACACGGCGGCGTTGCTGACGCTGCTGGAGCAGGGCGCGCCGGCGGGCTTGCCGTTCGTGCCGCCCGGCGCGCCCTGA
- the cobT gene encoding nicotinate-nucleotide--dimethylbenzimidazole phosphoribosyltransferase → MFDVPVPDATARAAAQERLDGLVKPLGSLGRLEEIAAWLAAAHGSVPPRPLDDVRVVVFAGDHGVSALSAYPREVTAAMVRVFLAGKSGVNVLAAQVGAEVRVADLGVDWDGADVPADVTAHKIRRGSGSIDVEDALEPGEAQAAFEAGRAIADEEREADVLIPGDMGIGNTAMCAALVAASLGLPAAEVVGTGTGVDAAGLERKTAAVSAALTRTAGRVEDPFERLTALGSACVAATAGFLVQAAVRGIPVLLDGVFSGAAALVARDIAPGAEQWWLAGHRSTEPSQAFALKALGLEPILDFGLRLGEGSGAVQAIPTLRAARAILAEMGLLADLA, encoded by the coding sequence GTGTTCGACGTACCCGTGCCTGATGCCACCGCCCGCGCCGCCGCGCAGGAGCGGCTCGACGGCCTGGTCAAGCCGCTCGGCTCGCTGGGCAGGCTCGAGGAGATCGCGGCCTGGCTGGCCGCCGCGCACGGCAGTGTGCCGCCGCGTCCGCTGGACGACGTCCGAGTGGTCGTCTTCGCGGGCGACCACGGCGTGTCCGCGCTGTCGGCGTACCCGCGCGAGGTGACCGCGGCGATGGTGCGGGTGTTCCTGGCCGGCAAGAGCGGCGTGAACGTGCTGGCCGCGCAGGTCGGGGCCGAGGTCCGGGTCGCCGACCTCGGCGTCGACTGGGACGGTGCGGACGTCCCCGCGGACGTGACGGCCCACAAGATCCGCCGCGGCTCGGGCTCGATCGACGTCGAGGACGCTCTGGAGCCCGGCGAAGCGCAGGCCGCCTTCGAGGCGGGCCGCGCGATCGCCGACGAAGAGCGCGAAGCGGACGTGCTCATCCCCGGCGACATGGGCATCGGCAACACGGCGATGTGCGCGGCCCTGGTCGCGGCTTCGCTGGGCTTGCCGGCCGCGGAAGTGGTCGGCACCGGGACCGGCGTCGACGCGGCCGGCCTGGAGCGCAAGACGGCGGCGGTCTCGGCGGCGTTGACGCGGACCGCGGGCCGGGTGGAAGACCCGTTCGAGCGCTTGACGGCGCTGGGCAGCGCATGTGTCGCGGCGACGGCGGGCTTCCTGGTCCAGGCGGCGGTCCGAGGCATCCCGGTGCTGCTCGACGGCGTGTTCTCGGGCGCGGCGGCGCTGGTGGCGCGGGACATCGCGCCGGGCGCGGAGCAGTGGTGGCTGGCCGGGCACCGCTCGACGGAGCCGTCGCAGGCGTTCGCGCTGAAAGCGCTGGGACTGGAGCCGATCCTGGACTTCGGTCTGCGGCTGGGCGAAGGCAGCGGCGCGGTGCAGGCGATCCCGACCCTGCGGGCGGCCCGCGCGATCCTCGCGGAGATGGGCCTGCTGGCGGACTTGGCATGA
- a CDS encoding putative cobaltochelatase, translated as MKPYPFTAVVGMPDLRLALILSSISPAVGGVLVRGEKGTAKSTMVRALAGLLPGVDVVDGCRFSCDPAAPDPSCPDGPHDGAGRHRRPARLVELPVGAAEDRVVGSLNLEKALAEGVTDYQPGLLAAAHRGLLYVDEVNLLHDHLVDTLLDAAAMGQATVEREGVSVSHAARFVLIGTMNPEEGELRPQLLDRFGLTVEVASSRDPEQRVEVVRRRLAYEADPDAFAAGYADDDTRLAEEIESAQRLLPAVKLPDDALRQIAEICASFEVDGMRADIVTARAAVAHAAWAGRDEVSTEDVRVAARLALPHRRRRNPFDAPGISEEQLEQALQDAQPPEPGPEDDGPGSGSTPDDAPQDVPPEVPQGDAPQGRPQQQGGQQKTVGAGETFKARVFRVKGMGEGERGRRSRAITDSGRTIGVQPPSVRDGRPHLVATVKAAAPHQKARGRDGAGLKMRRQDLRFALREGREGNLVLFCVDASGSMGAKTRMREVKSAVLSLLLDAYQRRDKVGLVTFRGDSAELALPPTISVDAAASRLEGLPTGGRTPLAEGLLEAARVLRVEEIRDPRRRPLLVVVTDGRATSGANAVARAQAAAGLLTGVTTVVMDCESGRMRLGLAADLAAHLGGEHVPLADVAAESLADAVRARTAGRAA; from the coding sequence TTGAAGCCGTACCCGTTCACCGCCGTCGTCGGGATGCCGGACCTGCGCCTGGCGCTGATCCTGTCCTCGATCTCGCCCGCCGTGGGCGGGGTGCTGGTGCGGGGTGAGAAGGGCACCGCGAAGTCGACCATGGTCCGCGCGCTCGCGGGCCTGCTGCCGGGTGTGGACGTCGTCGACGGCTGCCGCTTTTCGTGTGATCCCGCGGCGCCCGATCCGAGCTGCCCGGACGGCCCCCACGACGGTGCCGGCCGCCACCGGCGGCCGGCGCGGCTGGTCGAACTGCCGGTCGGCGCGGCCGAAGACCGCGTCGTCGGCTCGCTGAACCTGGAGAAGGCCCTGGCCGAGGGCGTCACGGACTACCAGCCCGGCCTGCTCGCCGCCGCGCACCGCGGGCTGCTGTACGTCGACGAGGTCAACCTGCTGCACGACCACCTCGTCGACACCCTGCTCGACGCCGCGGCGATGGGGCAGGCGACCGTCGAGCGCGAGGGCGTCTCCGTGTCGCACGCGGCGCGGTTCGTGCTGATCGGCACGATGAACCCCGAGGAAGGCGAGCTGCGCCCGCAGCTGCTGGACCGGTTCGGCCTGACCGTCGAGGTCGCGTCCAGCCGGGACCCGGAGCAGCGCGTCGAGGTCGTCCGCCGTCGCCTGGCCTACGAAGCCGATCCGGACGCCTTCGCCGCCGGGTACGCCGACGACGACACCCGCCTGGCCGAGGAAATCGAGTCGGCGCAACGGCTTCTGCCCGCCGTCAAGCTGCCCGACGACGCGCTGCGCCAGATCGCCGAGATCTGCGCGTCGTTCGAGGTCGACGGCATGCGCGCGGACATCGTCACCGCGCGCGCCGCGGTCGCGCACGCCGCCTGGGCCGGCCGCGACGAGGTGAGCACCGAAGACGTCCGCGTGGCCGCGCGGCTCGCGCTGCCGCACCGGCGCCGCCGCAACCCGTTCGACGCGCCCGGGATCTCGGAAGAGCAGCTGGAGCAGGCCCTTCAGGACGCCCAGCCGCCGGAGCCGGGTCCCGAGGACGACGGCCCGGGCAGCGGTTCGACACCGGACGACGCGCCGCAAGACGTTCCGCCAGAGGTTCCTCAAGGCGACGCGCCGCAGGGCCGGCCCCAGCAGCAGGGCGGGCAGCAGAAGACCGTCGGCGCCGGCGAGACGTTCAAGGCCCGCGTGTTCCGCGTCAAGGGCATGGGTGAAGGCGAGCGCGGCCGCCGGTCGCGCGCGATCACCGATAGCGGACGCACCATCGGCGTCCAACCCCCGAGCGTCCGGGACGGGCGGCCACACCTGGTCGCGACGGTCAAAGCCGCGGCGCCGCACCAGAAAGCGCGTGGCCGCGACGGCGCCGGGCTGAAGATGCGACGCCAGGACCTGCGGTTCGCGTTGCGTGAAGGCCGTGAAGGCAACCTCGTGCTCTTCTGCGTGGACGCCTCGGGCTCGATGGGCGCGAAGACCCGCATGCGCGAGGTCAAGTCCGCTGTCCTGTCGCTGCTCCTCGACGCCTACCAGCGCCGGGACAAGGTCGGGCTCGTCACCTTCCGCGGCGATTCCGCCGAACTCGCGCTGCCGCCGACGATCAGCGTCGACGCGGCCGCGTCCCGCCTCGAAGGCCTCCCGACCGGTGGCCGCACGCCGTTGGCCGAAGGACTCCTCGAAGCAGCGCGGGTGCTGCGCGTCGAAGAGATCCGCGATCCGCGACGCCGTCCGCTGCTGGTCGTCGTCACCGACGGCCGCGCCACCAGCGGCGCGAACGCCGTCGCGCGCGCCCAGGCCGCGGCGGGGCTGCTCACCGGCGTCACGACCGTGGTGATGGACTGCGAAAGCGGCAGGATGCGCCTCGGTCTCGCCGCGGATCTGGCCGCGCACCTCGGCGGCGAGCACGTGCCGCTGGCCGACGTCGCCGCGGAGTCCCTCGCCGACGCCGTCCGCGCGCGCACCGCGGGAAGGGCTGCCTGA
- the cbiE gene encoding precorrin-6y C5,15-methyltransferase (decarboxylating) subunit CbiE → MREKSRRPATELAEPRSPRRLTVVGIGADGWPGLSEQAQALVLGADVVIGAPRQLEYLPADVPAVAWPSPLLPGLDALLAEHEGRRVCVLASGDPFLSGVGSTLVAHGYEVEALPALSSVTLARARLGWSAEETEVVTLVGRSSARAARVLAPRRRVLVLGADAAALRSLLTVRGYGESELFALENLGGPEERISDGWTGDPGPLTVFALECTGPALPLIGIPDDVYAHDGQLTKRDLRVSALARLAPSPGELLWDVGAGAGSVGIEWSRMHGLNRAIAIERDPERAERIGRNAVDLGVPELEVVTGEAPDALSALPAPDAVFLGGGVTVPGVLDACLTTGARVVAHGVTLEAEQALGRAYEQHGGELLRIAVERAAPLGGFTGWTPARTVTQWSSR, encoded by the coding sequence GTGCGCGAAAAATCACGTCGACCTGCAACGGAACTCGCCGAACCGCGGAGCCCACGACGCCTGACGGTGGTCGGGATCGGCGCCGACGGCTGGCCGGGACTGTCGGAACAGGCCCAGGCCCTGGTCCTCGGCGCCGACGTCGTCATCGGCGCGCCGCGGCAGCTGGAGTACCTGCCCGCCGACGTCCCGGCGGTGGCTTGGCCTTCGCCGCTGCTGCCCGGCCTCGACGCGCTGCTCGCCGAGCACGAAGGCCGGCGCGTGTGCGTCCTGGCCAGCGGAGATCCGTTTTTGTCGGGGGTGGGTTCTACGCTGGTGGCCCATGGATACGAAGTCGAGGCGCTGCCCGCGCTCTCGTCGGTGACACTGGCCCGGGCCCGGCTGGGCTGGTCCGCCGAGGAGACCGAGGTGGTGACCCTCGTCGGCCGATCGTCGGCGCGCGCGGCCCGGGTGCTGGCGCCGCGCCGGCGGGTGCTCGTCCTGGGCGCCGACGCGGCGGCTCTGCGCTCCCTGCTCACCGTGCGGGGTTATGGCGAGAGCGAGCTGTTCGCGCTGGAAAACCTGGGCGGGCCCGAAGAGCGCATCTCCGACGGCTGGACCGGCGATCCCGGCCCGCTGACGGTGTTCGCGCTGGAGTGCACCGGCCCGGCGCTGCCCCTGATCGGCATCCCGGACGACGTGTACGCGCACGACGGCCAGCTGACCAAGCGCGACCTGCGCGTGTCGGCGCTGGCCCGCCTCGCCCCGAGCCCCGGCGAACTGCTGTGGGACGTCGGGGCGGGCGCGGGCAGCGTCGGCATCGAGTGGTCGCGGATGCACGGATTGAACCGGGCGATCGCGATCGAGCGTGACCCCGAGCGCGCCGAGCGGATCGGCCGCAACGCGGTGGACCTGGGAGTACCGGAACTGGAGGTGGTGACCGGAGAAGCACCCGACGCGCTGAGCGCGCTGCCCGCGCCGGACGCCGTCTTCCTCGGAGGCGGCGTGACGGTGCCGGGTGTACTGGACGCGTGCCTGACCACGGGCGCGCGAGTGGTGGCGCACGGAGTCACCCTGGAGGCCGAGCAGGCCTTGGGCCGGGCGTACGAACAGCACGGTGGTGAGCTGCTGCGGATCGCGGTCGAGCGAGCCGCACCACTGGGCGGCTTCACAGGCTGGACACCGGCACGGACGGTGACGCAGTGGAGCAGCCGATGA
- the cobC gene encoding Rv2231c family pyridoxal phosphate-dependent protein CobC, giving the protein MGDYDLHHHGDREVGPGLVDLAVNVRLPRPPAWLRAELASALDTLAAYPSAVEATAAVALRHGRSSSEVLVTAGAAEAFTLLASALRPRRAVVVHPQFTEPEAALRAAGHAVSRVILSEVDGFVLDPAAVPEDADLVFVGNPTNPTSVLHPASSLRVLARPGRLLVVDEAFLDAVPGEAESLAAGVPGVVVLRSLTKTWGLAGLRAGYVLAEPAVIERLRAVQVPWSVSTLAGVATVACCRPSAVEEAEKLAVAAETDREYLVSGLTAAGVSVLGEPRGPFVLVRIPQGADVRLRLREAGYAVRRGDTFPGLGPDHLRLAVRDREVTDAFLTALRRCV; this is encoded by the coding sequence ATGGGTGACTACGACCTGCACCACCACGGCGATCGCGAGGTCGGGCCGGGGCTGGTGGACCTCGCGGTGAACGTCCGGTTGCCGCGGCCACCGGCGTGGCTGCGCGCCGAGCTGGCGTCCGCTTTGGACACTCTCGCGGCTTATCCCTCGGCCGTCGAGGCGACTGCGGCCGTCGCGTTGCGGCATGGCCGTTCCTCTTCGGAAGTGCTGGTCACGGCGGGTGCCGCAGAGGCGTTCACGCTCCTGGCGTCGGCGCTGCGGCCGCGGCGCGCGGTGGTCGTGCACCCGCAGTTCACCGAGCCGGAGGCCGCGTTGCGGGCCGCCGGGCACGCGGTTTCACGCGTAATCCTGTCCGAAGTGGACGGTTTCGTGCTCGATCCCGCGGCCGTGCCCGAGGACGCGGATCTGGTGTTCGTCGGCAACCCGACGAACCCGACGTCGGTGCTGCACCCGGCGTCTTCGCTGCGTGTGCTGGCCCGGCCCGGGCGGCTGCTGGTCGTCGACGAGGCGTTCCTGGACGCGGTCCCGGGCGAGGCCGAGAGCCTGGCCGCCGGGGTGCCGGGCGTGGTCGTGCTGCGGAGCCTGACGAAGACGTGGGGGCTGGCCGGGCTGCGGGCGGGATACGTGCTGGCCGAGCCGGCTGTGATCGAGCGGTTGCGCGCGGTCCAGGTGCCGTGGTCGGTGTCCACTTTGGCCGGTGTCGCGACGGTGGCGTGTTGTCGTCCGTCCGCTGTGGAGGAAGCCGAAAAGCTTGCTGTGGCGGCGGAAACGGACCGGGAGTACCTGGTGTCGGGCTTGACGGCGGCGGGTGTTTCCGTTCTCGGCGAGCCGCGCGGCCCGTTCGTGCTGGTCCGGATTCCGCAGGGCGCCGACGTCCGGTTGCGGCTGCGTGAAGCGGGTTACGCCGTCCGCCGCGGCGACACGTTCCCGGGACTGGGCCCGGACCACCTGCGGCTGGCGGTGCGCGACCGCGAGGTGACGGACGCGTTCCTCACGGCACTGCGCAGGTGTGTTTGA
- the cobO gene encoding cob(I)yrinic acid a,c-diamide adenosyltransferase, whose protein sequence is MPQGKPEVVPKDGLTTRQRRNRPLLAVHTGEMKGKSTAAFGMALRAWNQGWSIGVFQFVKSAKWRVGEEAAFRALGKLHDDTGEGGPVEWHKMGEGWSWARKSGTDEDHAENAREGWAEIKRRLAAETHDFYVLDEFSYLLKWGWLEVDDVVSTLADRPGHQHVVITGRYAPPELLDAADLVAEMTKVKHPMDAGQKGQRGIEW, encoded by the coding sequence ATGCCGCAGGGGAAACCGGAAGTCGTCCCGAAGGACGGGCTGACCACGCGCCAGCGCCGCAACCGGCCGCTGCTCGCCGTGCACACCGGCGAGATGAAGGGCAAGTCGACCGCCGCGTTCGGGATGGCGCTGCGCGCCTGGAACCAGGGCTGGTCGATCGGCGTGTTCCAGTTCGTCAAGTCGGCGAAGTGGCGCGTCGGCGAGGAAGCCGCGTTCCGCGCGCTGGGCAAGCTGCACGACGACACCGGCGAGGGTGGGCCGGTCGAGTGGCACAAGATGGGTGAAGGGTGGAGCTGGGCGCGCAAGTCCGGCACCGACGAGGACCACGCCGAGAACGCGCGCGAGGGCTGGGCGGAGATCAAGCGCCGGCTCGCCGCCGAGACGCACGACTTCTACGTCCTCGACGAGTTCTCCTACCTGCTCAAGTGGGGGTGGCTCGAAGTCGACGACGTCGTGTCCACATTGGCCGATCGGCCGGGGCACCAGCACGTCGTCATCACCGGCCGGTACGCGCCGCCGGAGCTGCTCGACGCCGCCGACCTCGTCGCCGAGATGACCAAGGTGAAGCACCCGATGGACGCCGGCCAGAAGGGCCAGCGGGGGATCGAGTGGTAG